One window from the genome of Cryptomeria japonica chromosome 6, Sugi_1.0, whole genome shotgun sequence encodes:
- the LOC131041264 gene encoding protein PAL OF QUIRKY translates to MRMNEANTPWVLDDESSIKSDNCSGSNRVKYLYSYGGKILPRSADGKLHYVGGETRVMAANRNISFADLIAKMAETLGSDVLLKCQLPGEDLDALVSIKSDEELHNMLEEYEMLPTKLRVFLFPKPANPCRAVALSGPSTPRIQFARKAAKESSYRKAAAFNCISKNPCQGGGLAHFLVQY, encoded by the exons ATGAGAATGAATGAGGCGAATACGCCATGGGTGTTAGACGATGAATCTTCAATCAAGTCCGACAATTGCTCAGGGTCGAATCGCGTGAAGTATCTGTACAGCTATGGAGGGAAGATTCTCCCTCGATCCGCCGACGGGAAGCTCCACTACGTTGGCGGCGAAACGAGGGTCATGGCTGCCAACAGAAACATCAGTTTTGCAG ATCTTATTGCGAAGATGGCAGAGACGCTGGGTTCCGATGTGTTGCTCAAGTGCCAGTTGCCTGGCGAAGATCTCGATGCTCTTGTCTCCATTAAATCCGATGAAGAACTGCATAATATGTTAGAGGAATATGAGATGCTTCCGACCaaattgcgggtctttttgtttccAAAACCTGCCAATCCATGCCGAGCGGTTGCGTTGAGCGGCCCATCAACGCCTCGGATTCAATTTGCGCGGAAGGCAGCAAAGGAGTCATCATATAGGAAAGCAGCAGCTTTTAACTGTATATCGAAAAATCCTTGCCAGGGAGGAGGCTTAGCACACTTCCTTGTCCAGTATTAG